One genomic region from Deinococcus sp. JMULE3 encodes:
- a CDS encoding replication initiator protein A, translating to MKIQPRHHDDLNLSRLNLIVALDQVDMQEWSVTYESRGRIVRISCEAGVKYAVPHGLDSDVSAALINLYIEEGMPDDGRITVAATALLHLCGWHKSGKYMGLLRDCLERLHQANYTVSGGWRDHPKQRWTHAKFHFIESLNFTTLDGVGLFDERSMIVLRLAEDVTASIRSGYLKPLDSEFMTSLSRPRTRVLYRVLDAARFDPENPDRQVDTLTFPVLAWGDQCKIPSEGQAWRVIRALTSPHQELIKRGYLADVILSGRGKDQTVRYEFARDFTKVDPALMRKFREYGVADGMVRKLVREHGESFLTETITRFAALVSSGVLVVRKTKAAALMHLIAHPDDYPYPNKPAPPPTKAAPTMQPLLAEPSLEEDFADLTPERAADRLIRRLDLHYRKLLRAPDYDQIRHRVLTGDIIPAELLRTAVSAVAAGKQEQFVANLRQATGH from the coding sequence TTGAAGATCCAGCCGCGCCACCACGACGACCTCAACCTCTCCCGCCTCAACCTCATCGTGGCGCTGGACCAAGTTGACATGCAGGAATGGAGCGTCACTTACGAGTCCCGCGGCCGCATCGTCCGCATCAGTTGCGAAGCAGGCGTCAAATACGCCGTCCCACACGGTCTCGACAGTGACGTCAGCGCGGCCCTGATCAACCTCTACATCGAAGAAGGCATGCCTGACGACGGCCGCATCACCGTCGCCGCCACTGCCCTGCTTCACCTGTGCGGCTGGCACAAGTCCGGCAAGTACATGGGCCTGCTGCGCGACTGCCTCGAACGCCTCCACCAGGCGAACTACACCGTCTCCGGTGGATGGCGCGACCACCCCAAACAACGCTGGACGCACGCGAAATTCCACTTCATCGAGTCACTGAACTTCACGACACTCGACGGCGTCGGCCTCTTCGACGAACGCTCCATGATCGTTCTCCGCCTCGCCGAAGACGTCACCGCCAGCATCCGCAGTGGATACCTCAAACCCCTCGACTCCGAGTTCATGACCTCCCTCTCCCGCCCACGCACCCGCGTGCTCTACCGGGTCCTCGACGCCGCCCGCTTCGACCCGGAAAACCCAGACCGGCAGGTCGATACCCTCACCTTCCCCGTCCTCGCCTGGGGCGACCAATGCAAGATCCCCAGCGAAGGTCAGGCCTGGCGGGTCATCCGCGCCCTGACCTCCCCACACCAAGAACTGATCAAACGCGGGTACCTCGCCGACGTCATCCTCTCCGGCCGCGGCAAAGACCAAACCGTCCGCTACGAATTCGCCCGGGACTTCACCAAGGTCGACCCGGCCCTCATGCGCAAATTCCGGGAGTATGGCGTCGCCGACGGCATGGTCCGCAAACTCGTCCGGGAACACGGCGAGAGTTTCCTGACAGAAACCATCACCCGCTTTGCCGCACTGGTCTCCTCCGGCGTCCTGGTCGTCCGGAAAACCAAAGCCGCGGCCCTGATGCACCTGATCGCCCATCCCGACGACTACCCCTACCCGAATAAGCCCGCCCCACCCCCCACGAAAGCTGCACCGACCATGCAGCCTCTACTCGCTGAACCCAGCCTTGAAGAGGACTTCGCGGATCTGACGCCCGAGCGGGCAGCAGACCGCCTGATCCGCCGACTGGACCTGCACTACCGGAAGTTGCTCCGCGCGCCGGACTACGACCAGATCCGACACCGCGTCCTCACAGGCGACATCATTCCAGCAGAACTCCTGCGAACTGCTGTATCGGCCGTCGCCGCTGGAAAACAGGAACAATTCGTGGCCAACTTGAGGCAAGCAACCGGCCACTGA